A region of the Sporomusaceae bacterium genome:
CCTCCTTAAAGTGTGTGGGTAGAAATTGATACCGTTCTTACGGCCGCCGTTTTAAAATCCGGCATTGTCGAACCCGGTTCCGGAATGCCGTTAAACCCGGACGCGCGGTTTTCCTTCACACATCTTCACCGTTCTATATTGTCGAACGCCATTCTTATTTTGGACAAATAATATTGTCCCGGGTGAGCGCGGCCGAGAAGCCAAACTGAGCAGAAATAGCTTTGGCGCAGTCGATGACATCGGTGATAAGGTTGGATGAATTGTCGGTTATTAGGCGCGGCGTCGGTCCGGACAAGCTTATGGCAGCGGTCACGGCACCGAGGTGATTACGGATTGGGGCAGCAAAACAGGAAAGCCCCTCCTCGATCTCCCCGTTGTCGGTGGCATAACCGATCTGACGTATCTTTTGGATATGCTCCATGAGCGCTTTGGCATCTGTTATGGTATTAGGCGTAATTGATCTGAACTGTATCCTCTTAATCAACCGACTCAATTCTTCGTCTGCGAGACCGGCAAGCAAGACCTTGCCGACGCCCGTACAATAAGCGGGGTTGCGACCGCCGATATTGCTGACTATCCTGATGGATCGCGGACTGTCGACCTTGTCTATGTAGATTACCTCGTCCCCGGAGAGGACCGCAAGGTGAACCGTCTCCTCGTATTTCTTTGACAGTTCCAAAAGATACGGCATCGTGACCGCTCTGATGTCCATGTTTGCCAAAACTGCCTGTCCGAACTCAAAAAGCTTCAATCCCAAAGCATATCGGCCGGTGCTCTGGTCCTGGCGAATGCATCCCATAGCCTCGAGGGTCGCGATTAACCCGTGAGCGGTGCTTTTATTCAGCCCCACACCCCTGCTTATGTCCGATAAGCGTGCCATATTATTGGCCGCAACGAACTCGAGAACCTTTATCGCCCTTGATACCGCTTGGATCATGTTGACATTACCTCAGAGTAAAAGTCGCATTTCGAAATCATATATTATTTCATATATTATTTTGTATATTATGCGATCACTGCAGAAATTCCTGCTGTGTTTTGGTACTTTTTTTGTTTTTTTATAAGTTTCGGTTTATCAGCGATTGGGGATAACAAAAGCATGGCTTTGCGATACATGCAAAGCCATGCTTTGATAGCATGGCCCTTGTTGTCGTTTACCTTGGGTTAGGAAATGGTTTCTTCTTTGCTGCGTTAGTCTATATGTGCTTCTCCGCGGGAGCCACCTTGACCTGTCAGCGTTAACTAAGACATGTCAAAAATAAAAAAATACAATAGGAAACTCGTAGATTGTTACCTACGAATTTTCTATTGTGTAAATATTCACTCTGAAAATGAAATGCGGGGCCCTTAATATTCAAGGGTTCGGGATATTTGTCTCGCATGCCGCTGCCTGTGCTACATCTATTTTATAGCGTACAATCCTACCTGCAAACCTGACGCCCAGAATACCTCGACAGTAGGAAAGCCCGTGTCGCGCAGTAATTCAATATGTGCCATTAATTGGATTGGGAAAAACTCAACCCCATAGCGGTTCAAATACTTTTCCACGTTCGCTGCTTCTTTCCCCTGCCTTAGCTGGGCGCGTCGCCACCACTCAATGCCTATCTGCAAACCTTTGTCGCTTCGGGGGCTTACCGTCTCAAAGGTTATGAAAACGCCGCCCCTTTTCAGCATTCGGAAGCAATTGATCGTAGCCGTCCGCCTAGTGCTGGCGTCGAAGTAATGATGGGCCAGTATCGCAGTTATCACATCGAAACTCTGATCCGGAAAGTCCATGCTTTCCGTGCCCAGAGGAAGATACTCAATCGCGCCGAATTTAGACAACTTTTCCTTCGCGATATTAAGCATCTGCGTCGCTGGATCGGCAAGGACAAAGCGTGTGCTAGGAAAAGCCAGGATCGCTTTCTGTATTAGCGCTCCCGTACCGCCACCCGTATCAAGCCACCGGCTGGGATTAGGATTGACCACCTCAATTAGGCTAAGGGTGCTGTTATGGAAAAGATCATAGAACGGCATTGTCTTATGGATATTCTCGTCATACTCCTGAGCTGGTTGTGAAGTCTTGTTATCTCGCATAGCCAAACCTCCTCCACCCAAAACAGCCCGACAATCATGCCGAGGATGCTGCACGCGCCGGCTTCTTTCTCCCAGACCCCAAAAATTGCAACAGGACGTACCCGTCGGAGTTGTGTCGATATCCACCGGATATTCGGGCAGCGAGGTGAGGGGTTACGTCCTCGGTTGTGCTTATCATAAAGCCGTCTGTGTTTCATGCGAAGTGCGGAAACCGTAGAAGAAATGCAGGAAGGGCAGCCGGCCGGCGACGGCGGACAAGTGGGCCACAGCCGCCTAATCCATGACCTCCTGCACGCTGCCCGCGGCCAGAAGCGCAAAGCCGGTCAGGCGTGTGGCCACCATAGATAAGCGCAACCTCGGTAAATGCATAGAAAATATAGGCGGCGGCGGTATTGCCGTCCACTGAGTTCATTTTACGCTTTACCATAGTTGAATACTTTTTCGAATTAGTTTCCTGTGGCCTCCCGGCCTCAGCCGGATTCTTGCTCCTTGAATATCTTGACGCTCCGGCTAAACGCCTGATACAACAAGCCTACGTCGGCGGCAAACGAAATGTACTGCACGCCCCAGTTTTTCCACTTGACCGCGCTCTCCGCGTCGTCGACGAAGAAGCCGATTGCCACGCCCGCCTTGCGCGCTAATTCCATATTCTTTTTCATTTCTGCCACCAGCGCAGGATGCTCTACTTGCCCGGGTATCCCCAACGAGGCGGAAAGGTCGTACGGGCCAATAAACAGGACGTCGATTCCTGGAACGGTGAGAATTTCCGATAGATTATCGATCCCTTCCTTGCCTTCGACCTGAATGATGACCGTCGTTTCCTTGTTTGCGTTGCCGAAATAGGCGAACCTGTCGGCGGCCGAATATCTGGCAGCCCGCACGTAGCGGTTGCAGCCCCGCGCCCCCTCGGGCGAAAACTTCGCCGCCCTGACTGCGGCCGTCGCTTCCGCCTTGTTGCCCACCTGCGGAATCTGCACCCCTTCGGCACCAATATCCAAAGCCTTGGCGATCAGTTCCGGTTGGTTGCCGTAAACCCTTACCACCGGACTTATCCCTGCAAGTTTGGCCGCCCGCACCATATCAACCGCCCGGTCTGAAGAAATCTCCCCATGCTCGGTGTCGATGATCGCAAAATCGAAGCCCGCCAGACCAGCGACCTCAAGCACCGCCGGATGACAGAGATTGATGAATGGTCCGAATAACTTTTCGCCGTTTTGCAGTCGTTCATTTAACAACGCCACAAATATCCATCCTTTCCGCTAAATGCACCGATCAAAGGCGAAAGCGCCGTTTCCAAGGCATCCTCACTTGGATTTAAGCTGTTTCCGCAGGTGATTGATCAGGCCGCCGTCATTGACAAGTTTCATGATGTTTTCGGGATACTTCGTGCACTGGTAGCTCTTCCCGGTAGTGATATTGCGGATAGTT
Encoded here:
- a CDS encoding IclR family transcriptional regulator; the encoded protein is MIQAVSRAIKVLEFVAANNMARLSDISRGVGLNKSTAHGLIATLEAMGCIRQDQSTGRYALGLKLFEFGQAVLANMDIRAVTMPYLLELSKKYEETVHLAVLSGDEVIYIDKVDSPRSIRIVSNIGGRNPAYCTGVGKVLLAGLADEELSRLIKRIQFRSITPNTITDAKALMEHIQKIRQIGYATDNGEIEEGLSCFAAPIRNHLGAVTAAISLSGPTPRLITDNSSNLITDVIDCAKAISAQFGFSAALTRDNIICPK
- a CDS encoding aldolase/citrate lyase family protein, with translation MALLNERLQNGEKLFGPFINLCHPAVLEVAGLAGFDFAIIDTEHGEISSDRAVDMVRAAKLAGISPVVRVYGNQPELIAKALDIGAEGVQIPQVGNKAEATAAVRAAKFSPEGARGCNRYVRAARYSAADRFAYFGNANKETTVIIQVEGKEGIDNLSEILTVPGIDVLFIGPYDLSASLGIPGQVEHPALVAEMKKNMELARKAGVAIGFFVDDAESAVKWKNWGVQYISFAADVGLLYQAFSRSVKIFKEQESG
- a CDS encoding methyltransferase domain-containing protein, coding for MRDNKTSQPAQEYDENIHKTMPFYDLFHNSTLSLIEVVNPNPSRWLDTGGGTGALIQKAILAFPSTRFVLADPATQMLNIAKEKLSKFGAIEYLPLGTESMDFPDQSFDVITAILAHHYFDASTRRTATINCFRMLKRGGVFITFETVSPRSDKGLQIGIEWWRRAQLRQGKEAANVEKYLNRYGVEFFPIQLMAHIELLRDTGFPTVEVFWASGLQVGLYAIK